The Gossypium hirsutum isolate 1008001.06 chromosome A03, Gossypium_hirsutum_v2.1, whole genome shotgun sequence genome contains the following window.
TGTCGGTCATTCAGTGATCAATCACATGGGgatgattttaataaattaataccgtAGGATCCGATATGTCAGTCCCACACTAATTTCTCTGCTCCTCCATTGAAAAGAAGCCACGTAATAAACTCAGTAGTTGCGATATTTTACGCATAAGCACTGAAACACTCCcgatttcaaagaaataaatttccCACTAAAACGTAACGTCCGTTACTGACCGAACGGAAACCGTTACTCCTCTATAAAAATGAAAATCCATTTTTTTGGGTCATAGAAAATATCTGTCTCTTCACTCTTGAGTCCAGTATTCTAAGGTGCATTTTTCCATCTACTTTCCGTCACTTTCCCGAGAAAATGAGAGAAATCGTTCACGTTCAAGGTGGTCAATGCGGCAACCAAATTGGAGCCAAGTTTTGGGAAGTTATCTGCACCGAACATGGAATCGACTCAACGGGTCGATACAACGGCGACTCGGAGCTTCAGCTGGAGCGTATCAACGTTTACTATAACGAAACAAGTTCCGGCCGCTTTGTTCCACGCGCCATCTTAATGGATCTGGAACCCGGTACTATGGACGGCGTAAGATCCGGTCCGTTTGGACAAATTTTCCGACCCGATAACTTCGTTTTCGGGCAATCCGGAGCTGGAAATAATTGGGCTAAGGGTCATTACACCGAAGGAGCCGAGCTTATTGATTCCGTTCTAGACGTAGTCAGAAAAGAAGCTGAGAATTGTGATTGCTTACAAGGTAATTTTGGTTAATTTAAAGGTTCCATTTGAAGAGTTAAGTCCGGTTTATCTTTGAATTGAGCCTCTGTTTGGTTACAGGGTTTCAGGTATGCCATTCTTTGGGAGGAGGAACTGGATCTGGAATGGGAACATTGCTGATATCCAAGATCAGGGAAGAGTACCCGGATCGAACGATGCTTACGTTTTCGGTATTCCCATCTCCTAAGGTTTCTGATACTGTGGTTGAGCCGTACAATGCAACACTCTCGGTTCATCAGCTGGTGGAAAATGCGGATGAATGTATGGTTCTTGATAATGAAGCTCTCTATGATATATGTTTCCGTACCCTCAAGCTCACTACACCCAGTTGTAAGTACTTTCTTTCTTGTTTATCACTGTTTGTTTAGTATATCTGGATGTTTGcttctgaaaattttgttttgGCTGATAATTATGTGTTGTTTTGATAAATCCAACGTCGTCTATCTATGATTCTGTCATATCTacaatagttttttttatgttaaaactAGGAACTAACAACTTTACAGACATGGGGCCGTTTTTCTGTGTATTAGTGATGAAGTAGAATGAGCCACATGAGTTTAGATTCTTTTGACTGCCTCTGCGATATTTGGTGTTCAGTTGGAGACCTCAACCATTTGATTTCTGCCACCATGAGTGGGGTTACGTGCTGCCTTCGCTTCCCTGGTCAGCTGAACTCGGACCTCCGCAAGCTTGCTGTAAACCTCGTTCCGTTTCCCCGGCTGCATTTCTTCATGGTCGGATTTGCACCTCTCACATCTCGTGGTTCCCAGCAGTACAAAGCCTTAACTGTCCCGGAACTAACACAGCAAATGTGGGATGCCAAGAACATGATGTGCGCTGCTGATCCTCGACATGGTCGATACCTCACAGCATCAGCTGTGTTTCGTGGCAAGATGAGTACAAAAGAAGTTGATGAACAGATGATCAATGTGCAAAACAAGAACTCATCATACTTTGTCGAATGGATTCCGAACAATGTGAAATCCACAGTTTGTGACATTCCTCCGAGTGGATTGAAAATGGCATCCACGTTTATAGGGAACTCTACTTCAATCCAGGAGATGTTCCGGAGGGTGAGCGAGCAATTCACTGCCATGTTCCGAAGAAAAGCTTTCTTGCATTGGTACACTGGAGAAGGGATGGATGAAATGGAGTTCACAGAAGCTGAGAGCAACATGAATGATTTGGTTTCGGAGTACCAACAATACCAGGATGCCACTGCAGAAGACGAGGAGTACGAGGAATATGAGGAATACGAGGAAGAGGCTTAAAGGATGCTCCTTGTTCTTTTTATCATGTAGGACATTCGGTTGTGCAATCTCGGCTTTGCTGGTTTTCAGCATTTGGATCGCTTATTGCTGCTGTCTTTGTGATTTACAGACTAGTATTGCTGCTTtgttttttatcaataattttcagcAGTCAGATTCGTTTCTCTCACAAATGTAGCTTACAATTGTGAGAGCAAATGTTAGGCTGCGAATCCATTTATTAAAGTATGCCTCTTGTTCTTTTTATCATGTGGGATATTTGGTTGTGTGTATGTGAACTCTGTTGATGCAATCTTAGTATTGCCTGTTGTGTTTGTATCACTTTATTGTTACTGTTAGCAAAAACACTATTAGGCGAATTGGTAGAAAGAGAAACACTTATGCCTCCTGTTCGACCATGAGATCCACCATCCTTGGCATGCAGGTAAAAACCCGACAAGAATAGTATTTCAAAGGATAAACTACAGGTTACTGAATTTGGTTGGATGCTATCAATGTTGTGATCCCGCCACCTATGACATGACCGTCAAGAGTAGAAAGAGAAACACTTACGCCTTCTGTTCGACTATGAGATCCACCATCCTTAGCATGCAGGCAAGAACCCGACAAGCATGGTATTTAGAAGGATAAACTACACTCAAGGTTACTGAATCAGGTTGGATGCTATAAATGTTGCAATCCCGCCACCTATGGCATGGCCGTCAAGAGTAGAAAGAGACACTTTTGCCACCTGTTCAACTATGAGATCCACCATCTTCAGCATGCAGGTAATAATCCGACGAGTGGTAAACTCAAGGTTacttaattattattaagtttacattttattcactcaacttcaaaatttacaaaataatcacagaACTACTCGAATGTTTTTAATTAAGCTATTGAATTGTTAAATCTTTAACAAACTATTGATGTAATCgttaaatcattttttatcatatatattaacCATGTAATTTTCACATGACTTAAAAAGACGTTTTCAATGCTTTTCTATCCTTTAATGAATTAAACATAGTCTATTTTGTTTGAGAATAGTAAACCAAATTTAAGGACATTCCTAGAAAAACCTAAAATATAGTAATTTAGGTTAGGTTAATTCATTAAAGGATAAAAAAAGCTGActcaaaatgttatttttaatgccacatggaaattatgtagttaatatatgttattatattgaTAAACATTTGTTTAATAGTCACATTAGCTGTCTGTAAAGATTTAATAGCCTAGTGATttagatgaaaatttttaaataatttagtgatcgttttgtattttttttatgaagcgatcaaaatataaatttataaacagTTCATTGatcattttatatctttttgAATTGAGATGAAGCTGATGGTTACTTATATCTTTTTGAATTGAGATGATGCCGATGGGTAACCAGGGGCATTCCCCCACCAAAtggcaaattattattttagtcccttaaaattttttaaaaatacacttTGACCCCTAAAGATGAAAAGTTTCCAGTTTaatccctttaaaattttaaaatagtaagcAACAACGTATATAAAGACAACATTATACTTTGACctcattaattttataatttaattttgctcCTCAAAAGATAAACTTTTGGCTTTGTTCCTATTTTTAAAGTTGAaagaccaaaacataaatttattaataatttagtaaccttAAATATAGTTTACCTTATTTCAAAACAAccttaaaaaatagttaaaatagattttttatcaaaccaaatccgAACCTATCAAATGGGCCTAAACTTTTATCAAGACTCAACCTGACCCATGAACATATATATCGTCAAATTTGTAAGTTAATTGGATAAAGTAATGGATTGATTTAGGgaaaatgatataatttatttgatatctAGACCGGCAAATGGTTATAATTATTTggcacaaaattttaaaaatatttttattttatatatgatattaaattgaatagtaaGAGTAAAGTTAACGAATATAATAATTagaaataaacatatataatttttttaaaagagaatataaaagtacaaggactaatatCAAAATTTACCATCATTTGTCATTTTCCTTTTGACACAACGGATCACAATATGCATATAAGAAAAGGTTAGCTGGTGTCAGCTATGTACTTTCTTAGGCCCTAATTATCAATCATTAAAACTGTAATAACTGAGTTAACTCTTAATAGAGTAAAAAACAATTTACGAGTAAGATTAATATCATGAAAATGCGACAAGTGTAtcatgtaataaaaatataaaaattttaatataaaaaaggtaGAGCGTGTCATATGTCTAACTCGAGAGCACGTCATATATATTTGACCCGATATCTGATCCCTCGTCTGTTCTCTAACTTTCTTATCGAGGACACGTGTGCTTGTCACTCATCCCAATCCGCAAGGTATAGTCCAACTAGTTATAGTCTTGTTTGCCCCCAGTTCACCCATATTTCTTGAGAAATATTTAAGAACACGTGTAACTCCTAGAAGGTAACGTGTAGTCACACATgatacctaattacttttaacATGTCACGTCAATAGACTgtgccttatatatatatatatgaagatgAGCCTCCCTAAGAAAAGGGatagaaaaataaacactcaacacaaataaatatgatatttgttACACTCTTAATCTATTTTTGGAATCTAAAACATTCCACAaataatgtatcaaataattactcATTTGTAAAGCTTATTTACTCCATTGACGATTAATAAGATAATAGTGGAATTACAACtccattatatatacatataacgtTATATAATTGAAGTTAGGAGCAGTAAAATTTTGCAATAATAATTGCTTTGCTTCTAAGCCAAGTCTGTCTAATAACATAGTACTAATACTAATTATAAACAAAGACTAATTTTCACTTTGGGGTCACGACAAGTTCTAAAGTGAGGGGCTAACATGGTGTGGGATCatgggtttctttttttttttttttgggggggggggggggagggggtgTGAGACTCATCATTGCTGCAAATATTTAGTTTTAGAATGAAATGATATTGACTGATGATTGAAGTTAAAAACTCTTAGGAGGTCCCCCTTCAAAAACCAAAGATTCATGCATATAATTCAGATCCAAATGAACATGTCTCATATAATGCTTCCAATGGATGAAAGATGACAAAAAGTgttttttaggttaaattttgctattagtccctatattttatgaaagttatagatttagtctttgtatttttttcaaattgctcaattttagtccatgtacttttgaAATTTGGTACATTTTATGCTCGTTCAAGTCAAGCTCGACTTCGTTTGAAATATGAGCCTAAAATCTTATCCAAACTCATCCATATTTGTAAATGTCTAACCCAAACACGTTTTATGCTTgtctatattattttatataagggtaaactacacccagtGTTATTAAActttagtaagtttatgtttaggcaggggtgaagccagaaaatttttttaggggggctggatgaaattttaattttttatagtttatttttttataatttgtaaaggattaaatcaattttttataattttaagggggccaaagtgtaattttatctttactaatttaaaatttttaaaaaatttcaagggcCTAAAATGTCATGTGTAATTTTAAGGGGGGTTGGGGCCCATGTCAGCCCCCTAGCTTCGCCCCTGTGTTtaggtcactcaactttaaaaagttacaaaaatagtTATTAAACGATTCGAAagatttcatttaagtcattgagttgTTAAAATCTCTATTGTATGGCTTTCTCTGTTTGCACTGTCtgcaccaatcaaaagctctcctttcctttctcttctacagtttagttttttttttcaagaaacaaCTTTAAACGTCACGAATCAGCAAACTAAAATTTGAATAACTTTCTTTTCCGGTTTCTAACACTAACCGTCtgatcaacttggatctaaggtatattATTCTACTCACCGATGGGTATTGACCCACCATACCGGttattgaatagtcgattaaAGCTTGCTAGacgaacttaaaaaaaaaacacttaacagCCTAGtgacttgaataaaaaatttcaaatagtttagtgacttaaatgaaaacttttaaataatttagtgactattttgtaactttttgtaGTGGAGTGATCaaaatatgaacttactaatagtttaataacattggatgtagtttaccctttttataAATATCTCGACCCCTTATCaatatttctaattttgcccCTGAACACAAGTAATAATCGTTATAAAATATTTAGCGCATTAGATATCGGAAATAACtgaatttaaatgttatcatttaGTGGttattagaattttaaaatttaaaaactatagggattaaatccataatttttaCAAAGTACAAGAACTAATAAGAGAATTTAACCTTTTCTTATCCCATATCGATTTGTCATTTAAGCCGACTTTTA
Protein-coding sequences here:
- the LOC107963773 gene encoding tubulin beta-9 chain-like, whose amino-acid sequence is MREIVHVQGGQCGNQIGAKFWEVICTEHGIDSTGRYNGDSELQLERINVYYNETSSGRFVPRAILMDLEPGTMDGVRSGPFGQIFRPDNFVFGQSGAGNNWAKGHYTEGAELIDSVLDVVRKEAENCDCLQGFQVCHSLGGGTGSGMGTLLISKIREEYPDRTMLTFSVFPSPKVSDTVVEPYNATLSVHQLVENADECMVLDNEALYDICFRTLKLTTPSFGDLNHLISATMSGVTCCLRFPGQLNSDLRKLAVNLVPFPRLHFFMVGFAPLTSRGSQQYKALTVPELTQQMWDAKNMMCAADPRHGRYLTASAVFRGKMSTKEVDEQMINVQNKNSSYFVEWIPNNVKSTVCDIPPSGLKMASTFIGNSTSIQEMFRRVSEQFTAMFRRKAFLHWYTGEGMDEMEFTEAESNMNDLVSEYQQYQDATAEDEEYEEYEEYEEEA